A stretch of Paenibacillus mucilaginosus 3016 DNA encodes these proteins:
- a CDS encoding alpha/beta hydrolase family protein produces MSGSVQQLPFELDAGTHEEVGALRIRGDVRVKPAGTGAKQPVLVILHGFKGFKDWGFFPYAAERFAAEGYYTVTFNFSCSGVGETDFDELEKFAVNTYTREQEDVSLLLEALKNGRLPGAEHADLSQVYLLGHSKGGGGSIIYAADHPADIAGVITWNGIARADLFDDTFKREIAEHGVAYVANARTKQEMPIRAVFYEDLRANEERFDVTARLAGLKLPVLQVQGDQDSPRLREGFQRLKEAAPQHQPLTIDGGNHTFGAVHPFAGTTPYLEAALRVSLHFLEGLRRKRHQAAE; encoded by the coding sequence ATGAGCGGATCAGTACAGCAGCTGCCGTTCGAACTGGATGCGGGAACCCATGAGGAGGTGGGCGCTCTGCGCATCCGCGGGGATGTGCGGGTGAAGCCTGCCGGAACAGGCGCCAAACAGCCGGTGCTCGTAATTCTGCACGGGTTCAAGGGCTTCAAGGACTGGGGCTTCTTCCCGTATGCCGCAGAGCGATTTGCTGCCGAAGGGTACTATACGGTGACCTTCAACTTCTCCTGCAGCGGCGTAGGGGAGACGGACTTCGACGAGCTGGAGAAATTCGCAGTCAATACGTACACGAGGGAACAGGAGGATGTCTCCCTGCTGCTGGAGGCGTTGAAGAACGGCCGTCTGCCCGGCGCGGAGCATGCGGACCTTTCGCAGGTGTATCTGCTTGGGCACAGCAAGGGCGGAGGAGGCAGCATCATCTATGCCGCCGACCATCCGGCCGACATTGCCGGCGTCATCACGTGGAACGGGATCGCACGGGCCGATCTGTTCGACGACACCTTCAAGCGGGAGATCGCCGAGCATGGCGTGGCCTACGTGGCGAATGCGCGGACCAAGCAGGAGATGCCGATCCGGGCCGTGTTCTACGAGGACCTGCGGGCCAATGAGGAGCGGTTCGACGTGACGGCCCGGCTGGCGGGGCTGAAGCTGCCCGTGCTTCAGGTGCAGGGAGACCAGGACTCCCCGCGGCTGCGGGAGGGCTTCCAGCGGCTGAAGGAAGCGGCGCCGCAGCATCAGCCGCTGACCATAGACGGCGGCAATCACACGTTCGGCGCGGTGCATCCGTTCGCCGGAACAACGCCGTATCTGGAGGCAGCGCTGCGGGTCTCGCTGCACTTCCTTGAGGGACTGCGCCGCAAGCGGCACCAGGCGGCCGAGTAA
- a CDS encoding ribonuclease J has protein sequence MSSEQERTLSVMALGGVGEIGKNMYVIQYGDDIIAIDCGSKFPDESLPGIDLIVPDISYLLENRDKVRGIIITHGHEDHIGGLPYILKQMGMPVYGTRLTLGLIEGKLKEQGLLGSTKTHVITEDSTLQLGAFTVTFFKTNHSIPDCIGVVFETPEGTVVHTGDFKFDLTPVNEESADLHRMAEIGKSGVLALLSESTNAERPGFTPSERKVGLHLEEVFRKAQQKVFIATFASNVHRLQQVVDAAFATGRKLSLIGRSMVNVVSIAAELGYMNIPDGMLIDPGEVGQYSPDKVAILCTGSQGEPMAALARLARNNHRQVEVLRGDTIIVSATPIPGNERNVSRTVDDLYRLGAHVIYGPGSSTGMHVSGHASQEELKLMLHLMRPQYFIPIHGEYRMLHQHRQLAEAVGVESENIFIVDNGDVVEFQNGRGRKAGKVPAGSTFVDGLGIGDIGHMVLRDRKSLSQDGILIVVITMSKATGTVLSGPDIVSRGFVYVRESESLMEQANGIVVRTLAKLQEENVNQWNIVKQKIKDALGKFLYDQTKRRPMILPIIVEV, from the coding sequence ATGAGCAGTGAGCAGGAACGCACCTTATCCGTCATGGCCCTGGGCGGGGTAGGCGAAATCGGAAAGAACATGTACGTCATTCAATACGGAGACGATATCATCGCCATCGACTGCGGTTCGAAGTTCCCGGACGAGAGCCTGCCCGGCATCGACCTGATCGTCCCCGACATCTCGTACCTGCTGGAGAACCGCGACAAAGTCAGGGGCATTATCATCACCCACGGCCACGAGGATCATATCGGCGGACTTCCGTATATTCTCAAGCAGATGGGGATGCCCGTCTACGGTACCCGGCTGACGCTCGGGCTGATCGAAGGCAAGCTGAAGGAGCAGGGGCTGCTCGGCTCCACGAAGACGCATGTTATTACGGAGGACTCCACCCTCCAGCTCGGAGCCTTCACCGTGACTTTCTTCAAAACGAACCACAGTATCCCGGACTGCATCGGGGTCGTCTTCGAAACGCCGGAGGGAACCGTCGTGCATACGGGGGATTTCAAATTCGACCTGACGCCCGTCAACGAGGAGTCGGCCGACCTGCACCGCATGGCGGAGATCGGCAAGAGCGGCGTGCTGGCCCTGCTCTCCGAGAGCACGAATGCCGAGCGCCCGGGCTTCACCCCTTCGGAGCGCAAGGTCGGCCTCCATCTCGAGGAAGTGTTCCGCAAGGCGCAGCAGAAGGTGTTCATCGCCACTTTCGCCTCGAACGTCCACCGGCTGCAGCAGGTCGTCGATGCGGCTTTTGCTACAGGGCGCAAGCTTTCCCTTATCGGGCGCAGCATGGTGAACGTCGTCTCCATCGCCGCCGAGCTCGGCTATATGAACATTCCGGACGGCATGCTGATCGATCCAGGTGAGGTCGGCCAGTATTCCCCGGACAAGGTGGCGATCCTCTGTACGGGCAGCCAGGGAGAACCGATGGCCGCCCTCGCCCGCCTGGCCCGCAACAACCACCGCCAGGTGGAGGTGCTGCGCGGCGATACGATCATCGTCTCCGCTACGCCGATTCCAGGCAACGAGCGCAACGTCTCCCGTACGGTCGACGACCTGTACAGGCTGGGCGCCCATGTCATCTACGGCCCCGGGTCCTCGACCGGGATGCACGTGTCCGGGCACGCCAGCCAGGAGGAGCTGAAGCTGATGCTTCACCTGATGCGGCCGCAGTATTTTATTCCGATCCATGGCGAGTACCGCATGCTCCACCAGCACCGGCAGCTGGCCGAAGCCGTCGGCGTCGAGAGCGAGAACATCTTCATCGTCGATAACGGCGACGTGGTGGAGTTCCAGAACGGCCGGGGCCGCAAGGCGGGCAAAGTGCCGGCCGGCAGCACGTTCGTCGACGGCCTCGGGATCGGCGACATTGGGCACATGGTGCTGCGCGACCGCAAGTCGCTCTCGCAGGACGGCATCCTGATCGTCGTCATCACGATGAGCAAGGCGACGGGCACCGTTCTCTCCGGTCCGGACATTGTCTCGCGCGGCTTCGTGTATGTCCGCGAATCCGAGAGCCTCATGGAGCAGGCGAACGGGATCGTCGTCCGCACCCTCGCGAAGCTGCAGGAAGAGAACGTGAACCAGTGGAACATTGTGAAGCAGAAGATTAAGGATGCCCTCGGCAAGTTCCTGTACGACCAGACGAAGCGCCGTCCGATGATCCTTCCGATTATCGTGGAAGTGTAG
- a CDS encoding homocysteine synthase, with protein MSTNERVLRPETLAVHAGQELDPATFSRAVPIYQTTSYGFKDTEHAANLFGLKEFGNIYTRIMNPTTDVFEKRIAALEGGAGALGLASGQAAITFSILNIAEAGDEIVSSTSLYGGTYNLFAHSLRKLGITVKFVDSSNPENFRAAITDKTKALYAETIGNPKGDVLDIEAVAAIAHENGIPLIVDNTFPSPYLLRPIEHGADIVVHSATKFIGGHGTSIGGVIVDSGKFDWAASGKFPGLTEPDPSYHGIVYTEAVGPIAYIIKARVQLLRDLGASLSPFNSFLLLQGLETLHLRLERHSSNALQVARFLEAHEAVEWVSYPGLESHASHALAQKYLPKGQGAILSFGIKGGVEAGKRLIHAVQLFSHLANVGDSKSLIIHPASTTHQQLTEQEQLSAGVTPGLLRLSIGTEAIEDILYDLEQAIEASQAVVTT; from the coding sequence ATGTCCACGAATGAAAGAGTACTGAGACCCGAAACCCTTGCCGTCCATGCAGGCCAGGAGCTTGACCCGGCTACGTTCTCCCGCGCCGTTCCGATCTACCAGACGACCTCGTACGGCTTCAAGGATACCGAGCATGCCGCGAACCTGTTCGGGCTGAAGGAATTCGGCAATATTTATACACGGATCATGAACCCGACAACGGATGTCTTCGAGAAACGGATCGCGGCGCTCGAAGGCGGTGCCGGGGCGCTCGGGCTGGCTTCCGGTCAGGCGGCCATCACGTTCTCCATCCTGAACATCGCGGAAGCGGGGGATGAGATCGTCTCCTCGACCAGCTTGTACGGCGGCACGTACAACCTCTTCGCGCACTCGCTGCGCAAGCTCGGCATTACGGTCAAGTTCGTCGACTCGAGTAATCCGGAGAACTTCCGGGCGGCGATCACGGACAAGACGAAAGCGCTATACGCCGAGACGATCGGCAACCCCAAGGGGGACGTGCTCGATATCGAGGCGGTTGCGGCGATTGCGCATGAGAACGGCATCCCGCTCATCGTCGACAATACATTCCCGAGCCCGTACCTGCTTCGTCCGATCGAGCACGGCGCGGATATCGTCGTACACTCTGCGACGAAGTTCATCGGCGGGCACGGCACTTCGATCGGCGGCGTGATCGTCGACAGCGGCAAATTCGACTGGGCCGCGAGCGGCAAGTTCCCGGGCCTGACCGAACCGGATCCGAGCTACCACGGCATCGTGTATACGGAAGCCGTCGGCCCGATCGCGTACATCATCAAGGCCCGCGTCCAGCTCCTGCGCGACCTCGGCGCCTCGCTCTCGCCGTTCAACTCGTTCCTGCTGCTGCAGGGGCTCGAGACGCTGCATCTGCGCCTGGAGCGCCACAGCTCCAACGCCCTGCAGGTCGCCCGCTTCCTCGAAGCGCACGAGGCGGTCGAGTGGGTGAGCTATCCGGGCCTCGAGAGCCACGCATCGCATGCACTCGCCCAGAAGTACCTGCCGAAGGGCCAGGGCGCGATTCTGAGCTTCGGTATCAAGGGCGGCGTCGAGGCCGGCAAGCGGCTGATTCATGCCGTGCAGCTGTTCTCGCACCTCGCGAATGTCGGCGACTCCAAGTCGCTGATCATCCATCCGGCCAGCACGACCCACCAGCAGCTGACCGAGCAGGAGCAGCTGTCCGCCGGCGTCACGCCGGGGCTGCTCCGCCTGTCGATCGGCACGGAGGCGATCGAAGACATCCTGTACGATCTCGAGCAGGCCATCGAGGCAAGCCAAGCGGTTGTGACGACCTAA
- a CDS encoding GntR family transcriptional regulator has translation MNVIFNNRDPVYLQVIRHFKEEIVTGRMAAGQEIPSRRELAALLQINPNTAQRAYKEMEEQKLITTEGNSPSRITTDEELLSLLREELLREAVDAFVDSVSRISVPVEELLSIVRQKYEAKQQYREQEDDGDD, from the coding sequence ATGAATGTAATCTTCAACAATCGAGATCCGGTGTACCTTCAGGTGATCCGTCACTTCAAGGAAGAGATCGTCACCGGCCGGATGGCGGCAGGCCAGGAAATCCCCTCACGGCGGGAGCTCGCCGCCCTGCTGCAGATCAATCCCAACACGGCCCAGCGGGCCTATAAGGAAATGGAGGAGCAGAAGTTGATCACAACGGAAGGCAATTCCCCGAGCAGAATCACGACGGACGAGGAGCTGCTGTCCCTGCTTCGGGAGGAGCTGCTGCGCGAGGCCGTCGATGCGTTCGTAGACTCGGTGAGCCGAATCTCGGTGCCGGTGGAGGAGCTGCTCTCTATCGTCCGGCAGAAGTATGAAGCCAAGCAGCAGTACAGAGAGCAGGAGGACGACGGAGATGATTGA
- a CDS encoding LysR family transcriptional regulator — translation MDIRQLRYFMAIAEEGGITRAARVLNIEQPPLSRQLRQMEQELGVTLFDRSGSRLKLTPAGERLRQRAQGLLAQFHETVQEVKELEEGVRGVLSIGSVVSCISLLPPKIEVFRERYPEVTFKIQEGDHYQLGEQLEKRSIDLILARLPFEASGSAEHAVLPLPSDPFVAVIPAPWSGRFSPGRIRMNELADVPFLSLKTEKTTGMHEKVMKECREHGFEPRVIGECSSVAIIIALVAAGIGATVFPASVMASFTLPQIKTLPIADTEVQSGVGILWLTDRYLPKTARRFIQMFAT, via the coding sequence ATGGATATCCGTCAGCTGCGCTACTTTATGGCGATCGCGGAGGAAGGCGGCATCACGCGTGCCGCCAGAGTGCTGAATATCGAACAGCCGCCGCTCAGCCGGCAGCTTCGGCAGATGGAGCAGGAGCTCGGCGTCACCCTGTTCGACCGCAGCGGCTCCCGGCTCAAGCTGACGCCGGCCGGCGAGCGGCTGCGGCAGAGGGCGCAGGGGCTCCTGGCCCAGTTCCACGAGACGGTGCAGGAGGTCAAGGAGCTTGAAGAAGGCGTGCGGGGCGTGCTGTCCATCGGCTCGGTCGTCTCGTGCATCTCTCTGCTCCCTCCGAAGATCGAGGTGTTCCGGGAGCGGTATCCCGAGGTCACGTTCAAAATCCAGGAGGGCGACCACTACCAGCTCGGCGAGCAGCTCGAGAAGCGGAGCATCGACCTGATCCTCGCCCGCCTGCCCTTCGAGGCGTCCGGCAGCGCCGAGCACGCCGTGCTGCCCCTGCCGTCCGACCCGTTCGTGGCCGTGATTCCCGCCCCCTGGAGCGGCCGTTTCTCCCCGGGCCGCATCCGGATGAACGAGCTGGCGGACGTCCCGTTCCTCAGCCTCAAGACGGAGAAAACCACCGGCATGCATGAGAAGGTCATGAAGGAATGCCGGGAGCACGGCTTCGAGCCCCGCGTCATCGGTGAATGCTCCTCCGTGGCCATCATCATCGCACTGGTGGCCGCGGGGATCGGGGCCACCGTCTTCCCCGCCTCGGTCATGGCCTCATTCACGCTGCCGCAGATCAAGACGCTGCCGATCGCCGATACGGAGGTGCAGTCCGGCGTCGGCATCCTGTGGCTCACGGACCGCTACCTGCCCAAGACGGCCCGGAGGTTCATCCAGATGTTCGCCACGTGA
- a CDS encoding phosphatase PAP2 family protein has translation MKHIGWMLVIAILFGVIAVVVIPAQGPAAWDRQAAELLGADRQGEPSGLLLALNMLGSTAALAGVALLSAAAAWWLHSRRAAAAVLGTVIAAMVLNRVLKTAIGRPRPDHAGWVEVTGYSFPSGNAMIGMALYGILAFVIWKYARSGALRLAGTAAGAAVILILGYCRLYFGVHYLTDIAAGYLGGLFCITGAAGWLKAFETRLAQRRSGTRPRAM, from the coding sequence ATGAAACACATCGGATGGATGCTGGTGATCGCTATCTTGTTCGGGGTCATCGCAGTGGTGGTGATTCCGGCGCAGGGTCCGGCGGCGTGGGACCGGCAGGCGGCCGAGCTGCTTGGAGCGGACCGGCAGGGTGAGCCGTCGGGGCTGCTGCTTGCCCTGAACATGCTGGGCTCGACCGCCGCGCTTGCGGGCGTCGCCCTGCTGTCCGCCGCGGCGGCCTGGTGGCTGCACAGCCGAAGAGCCGCTGCAGCGGTTCTGGGTACGGTCATTGCGGCCATGGTATTGAACAGGGTACTGAAGACAGCCATCGGCCGTCCCAGACCGGATCATGCCGGCTGGGTGGAGGTGACAGGGTACAGCTTTCCGAGCGGCAACGCCATGATCGGGATGGCGCTCTACGGCATCCTGGCCTTCGTCATCTGGAAGTATGCCCGCAGCGGAGCGCTTCGCTTGGCAGGCACCGCTGCCGGAGCCGCCGTCATCCTGATCCTCGGGTACTGCCGGCTGTACTTCGGCGTCCATTACCTGACAGACATCGCAGCCGGCTATCTCGGCGGGCTGTTCTGCATCACCGGGGCGGCAGGATGGTTGAAGGCGTTCGAGACTCGCCTTGCGCAGCGGCGGAGCGGCACACGGCCGCGCGCAATGTAA
- a CDS encoding sensor histidine kinase, which yields MRQWRQSNPYLPFGYKLMLSFCVLILIPVLLVGYTANSIFVGSIREQTRENIRGTLEQMKDNIGYKMAEAKRVSDMLYFDYTLGDQLRHYQEGWVSYEATTKYLLPKLRSTLETSSGMLWLSVYLHNETLPEVYQNYGGADPLTLKNRLFDLYHIRRIADKAWYREYPQEKYGVTMRWQQVEDDAQYGRISLLRRIVDTRNPLNLGEIGFIRISVRLADLFESVDYNKIGQGTTLLVADEERRSVVISAGAEGGGGADVWRAEEAGRLYIREELPGLPWKLTAVIPPDITERDTEKVRTWTILICLGCIAVFLVIGYFISRYFSRRVSKIVKVLDSFQEGEFDRRLHFKGRDEFTQISEALNEMGQHTGNLIQEVYLTRIQKKEAELESLQAQINPHFLYNTLSSISRLAKFGQTDKLQRMVLDLAKFYRLSLNEGRTVIPVSDELAQAQAYMNIQQTKYEERLRILFDIQPEILPYTTVKLILQPFIENALEHAWCGDRIHIRIVGRLEQGNVVFKIIDDGIGMDRGLIRQVLDPVQGQHVGYGIRNVDQRIRLHYGRQYGVEIESRPGMGTGVRITVPALSGDAAARAAAGEAS from the coding sequence ATGAGGCAGTGGAGGCAGTCGAATCCGTATCTTCCCTTCGGCTACAAGCTCATGCTGTCGTTCTGCGTGCTCATCCTCATCCCCGTGCTGCTCGTCGGTTATACGGCGAATTCGATCTTCGTCGGCTCGATCCGCGAACAGACGCGGGAGAACATCCGGGGCACACTGGAGCAGATGAAGGACAATATCGGGTACAAAATGGCCGAGGCCAAGCGGGTCTCCGACATGCTGTACTTCGACTACACGCTCGGCGACCAGCTGCGGCACTACCAGGAGGGGTGGGTCAGCTACGAGGCGACGACCAAATATCTGCTGCCGAAGCTGCGCTCCACGCTGGAGACCTCTTCGGGCATGCTCTGGCTGTCCGTGTATCTCCACAACGAGACGCTGCCCGAGGTGTACCAGAACTACGGGGGCGCCGATCCCTTAACGCTGAAGAACCGGCTGTTCGACTTGTACCACATCCGGCGGATTGCGGACAAAGCCTGGTACCGGGAATACCCGCAGGAGAAGTACGGCGTGACGATGCGCTGGCAGCAGGTGGAGGACGACGCGCAGTACGGGCGCATCTCGCTGCTCCGGCGCATCGTGGATACGCGCAATCCGCTGAATCTGGGGGAGATCGGGTTCATCCGGATCTCCGTCCGGCTGGCGGATCTGTTCGAGAGCGTTGACTATAACAAAATCGGCCAGGGGACGACGCTGCTGGTGGCCGATGAGGAACGCCGATCCGTTGTGATCTCGGCCGGGGCGGAGGGCGGAGGAGGAGCGGACGTATGGCGCGCGGAGGAGGCAGGCCGGCTCTACATCCGGGAGGAGCTGCCCGGGCTGCCCTGGAAGCTGACCGCGGTCATCCCGCCGGACATCACGGAGCGGGATACGGAGAAGGTGCGCACGTGGACGATTCTGATCTGCCTCGGCTGTATCGCCGTCTTCCTGGTCATCGGGTACTTCATCTCCCGCTATTTCTCCCGCCGGGTATCGAAGATTGTGAAGGTGCTCGATTCATTCCAGGAGGGGGAGTTCGACCGGCGGCTTCATTTCAAGGGCCGGGACGAGTTCACGCAGATCTCGGAGGCGCTCAACGAGATGGGGCAGCATACGGGCAATCTCATCCAGGAGGTCTACCTGACCCGCATCCAAAAGAAGGAGGCGGAGCTCGAGTCGCTTCAGGCGCAGATCAATCCGCACTTCCTGTATAACACGCTCTCGTCCATCTCCCGGCTCGCGAAGTTCGGACAGACCGACAAGCTGCAGCGGATGGTGCTCGACCTCGCCAAATTCTACCGCCTCTCGCTCAACGAAGGGAGGACGGTGATCCCGGTATCGGACGAGCTGGCGCAGGCCCAGGCGTACATGAACATCCAGCAGACGAAGTACGAGGAGCGGCTGCGCATCCTCTTCGACATCCAGCCGGAGATTCTGCCGTACACGACGGTCAAGCTTATCCTGCAGCCGTTCATCGAGAATGCGCTCGAGCATGCTTGGTGCGGAGACCGCATTCACATCCGGATCGTCGGCAGGCTCGAGCAGGGGAACGTCGTCTTCAAGATCATCGATGACGGGATCGGCATGGACCGGGGGTTGATCCGCCAGGTTCTCGATCCCGTTCAGGGGCAGCATGTGGGCTACGGCATCCGCAACGTCGACCAGCGTATCCGCCTTCACTACGGCAGGCAATACGGCGTCGAGATCGAGAGCCGGCCCGGCATGGGCACCGGCGTGCGCATAACGGTGCCGGCGCTCAGCGGCGATGCGGCGGCTCGGGCGGCTGCCGGCGAAGCGTCGTAG
- a CDS encoding manganese catalase family protein encodes MFFYTEALINEIVPDQPDPSAAKAMQEILGGHYGEMRTMMQFSFQSANFRGPATQYRDLIRGIFLEEISHVELVQTTINKLLDGSGRSDKGENEPLLANAPGDGQTYHYIIGAQSSLPVDSSGNPWNGSWVYDHGNLVSNLLDNLVLEATGTLQKSRIYEMSTNKTFRETLAFLMVRDNAHQNAYAKALETLGVNWGKVLPVPDYDLTQYPECRKYIERGWHNAQFNFRLDPTRIGEIFQGESPGRHGGTLKVEPPPAGFPVPQMPERVSEHSPGIPRELTGAARS; translated from the coding sequence ATGTTTTTCTATACGGAAGCCTTGATTAACGAAATCGTACCGGACCAGCCGGACCCGTCGGCGGCCAAAGCCATGCAGGAGATTCTCGGCGGACACTACGGCGAGATGCGCACGATGATGCAGTTCTCGTTCCAGAGTGCGAACTTCCGCGGTCCGGCCACGCAGTACCGGGACCTGATCCGGGGGATCTTCCTCGAGGAGATTTCTCATGTGGAGCTCGTGCAGACGACGATCAACAAGCTGCTGGACGGATCAGGACGGAGCGACAAAGGAGAGAATGAACCGCTGCTGGCCAATGCGCCGGGGGACGGCCAGACGTACCATTACATCATCGGGGCGCAGAGCTCGCTGCCGGTCGATTCCTCGGGGAACCCGTGGAATGGCTCGTGGGTCTATGACCACGGCAATCTGGTAAGCAACCTGCTCGACAACCTGGTGCTGGAGGCGACCGGCACGCTGCAGAAGTCGCGCATCTACGAGATGAGCACGAACAAGACGTTCCGCGAGACGCTTGCGTTCCTCATGGTCCGCGACAATGCGCACCAGAATGCATATGCGAAGGCGCTCGAGACGCTCGGCGTGAACTGGGGCAAGGTGCTGCCTGTGCCGGATTACGACCTGACGCAGTATCCGGAATGCCGCAAGTATATCGAGCGCGGCTGGCATAACGCCCAGTTCAACTTCCGTCTCGACCCGACGCGGATCGGCGAGATTTTCCAGGGCGAGTCGCCGGGACGCCACGGCGGCACACTCAAGGTCGAGCCGCCGCCGGCCGGCTTCCCGGTACCGCAGATGCCGGAACGGGTGTCCGAGCACAGCCCCGGCATTCCCCGGGAGCTGACAGGGGCTGCTCGCTCATAG
- a CDS encoding branched-chain amino acid aminotransferase yields the protein MTYSIEIERSTAPKTKPQEDQLGFGKHFTDHMFVVDYETGKGWHAPRIVPYQGITLDPAAKIFHYGQSVFEGLKAYRAEDGRLLLFRPQDNFKRLNLSNERMHMPEIDADLAMAGLQELIRIDSGWIPSAPGTSLYIRPFVIATEPSLGVAPSAKYQFLIIMSPVGAYYAEGINPVKIYVESGYVRAVKGGVGTAKTAGNYASGLKAQEEAAKRGCAQVLWLDGVHRKYIEEVGSMNVFFYIDGKVVTPALSGSILDGITRRSVIALLKEWNIPVEERTISVDELFEAHERGALTEAFGSGTAAVISPIGALYSENGDIEIGGGKTGELAAKVYDTLTGIQYGRVADPFGWTYELQVAAVK from the coding sequence ATGACTTATTCCATAGAGATCGAACGCAGCACCGCGCCGAAAACGAAGCCGCAGGAAGACCAGCTGGGATTCGGCAAGCATTTTACAGACCATATGTTCGTGGTCGATTATGAGACGGGCAAAGGCTGGCACGCTCCGCGGATCGTACCGTACCAGGGGATTACGCTGGACCCGGCCGCGAAGATCTTCCACTACGGCCAGTCGGTGTTCGAAGGGCTGAAGGCTTACCGTGCGGAAGACGGGCGTCTGCTGCTGTTCCGTCCGCAGGACAACTTCAAACGGCTCAACCTGTCGAACGAGCGGATGCATATGCCGGAGATCGATGCCGACCTGGCCATGGCCGGCCTCCAAGAGCTCATCCGGATCGACAGCGGCTGGATTCCGTCTGCGCCGGGGACATCTCTGTACATCCGGCCTTTCGTGATTGCCACCGAGCCGTCGCTGGGCGTGGCGCCTTCCGCCAAGTACCAGTTCCTGATCATCATGTCGCCGGTAGGGGCTTACTATGCCGAGGGCATTAATCCGGTCAAAATCTACGTCGAATCCGGTTACGTTCGTGCAGTGAAAGGTGGCGTCGGTACGGCGAAGACGGCCGGCAACTACGCCTCCGGCCTGAAAGCCCAGGAAGAAGCGGCGAAGAGAGGCTGTGCGCAGGTGCTGTGGCTGGACGGCGTCCACCGCAAGTACATTGAGGAAGTCGGCAGCATGAACGTCTTCTTCTACATCGACGGCAAGGTCGTTACGCCGGCCCTGAGCGGCAGCATCCTGGACGGCATCACCCGCCGTTCGGTCATCGCCCTGCTCAAGGAGTGGAACATTCCGGTAGAGGAGCGCACGATCTCGGTCGACGAGCTGTTCGAGGCGCATGAGAGAGGCGCCCTGACGGAAGCGTTCGGCTCGGGCACCGCAGCGGTTATCTCCCCGATCGGTGCGCTGTACTCCGAGAACGGCGATATCGAGATCGGCGGAGGGAAGACCGGCGAGCTTGCGGCCAAGGTCTATGATACGCTGACCGGCATCCAGTACGGCCGCGTTGCGGATCCGTTCGGCTGGACGTATGAGCTGCAGGTGGCTGCGGTGAAGTAA
- a CDS encoding copper amine oxidase N-terminal domain-containing protein: MGGPAEWCGPVLYAPIRFLAEQLGAQVQPVNEAFDWITITKD; this comes from the coding sequence ATGGGCGGCCCGGCCGAATGGTGCGGTCCGGTGCTGTACGCCCCGATCCGCTTCCTGGCGGAGCAGCTCGGAGCGCAAGTGCAGCCGGTGAACGAAGCGTTCGATTGGATCACGATTACGAAGGATTAA
- a CDS encoding ATP-binding cassette domain-containing protein produces the protein MIEISRISKKYGRKRVLNEVTFTAEKGQITCLIGLNGAGKSTILKAVMGLTPVSGGDIRIDGEPVTPRIYERVSFIPDSLTMPPGMRIEEAMRFMADFYPNWNLPRAEELLSFFQLNRMDKINDLSKGTAAKVNLMLGLSLDADYVLMDEPFSGIDIFSREQIASVFTTHLIEDRGVIITTHEIHDIEHLIDKVVLLDGGRVYREFSAEDVRMQEGKSVVDVMREVYRA, from the coding sequence ATGATTGAGATCAGCCGAATCAGCAAGAAGTACGGCCGCAAGCGTGTCCTGAACGAGGTCACCTTCACGGCAGAGAAAGGCCAGATCACCTGCCTGATCGGCCTCAACGGGGCCGGCAAATCCACCATCCTGAAGGCCGTCATGGGGCTGACCCCAGTCAGCGGCGGGGACATTCGAATCGACGGCGAGCCGGTCACCCCGCGGATCTACGAGCGCGTCTCGTTCATCCCCGACTCGCTGACGATGCCTCCCGGCATGCGGATCGAGGAAGCGATGCGCTTCATGGCGGACTTTTATCCCAACTGGAACCTGCCGCGTGCCGAGGAGCTCCTCTCTTTCTTCCAGCTGAACAGGATGGACAAGATCAACGACCTCTCCAAGGGAACCGCTGCCAAGGTGAATCTGATGCTCGGGCTGTCGCTTGACGCGGACTATGTGCTTATGGACGAGCCCTTCTCGGGCATCGACATCTTCAGCCGCGAACAGATCGCCAGCGTCTTCACCACCCACCTGATCGAAGACCGCGGCGTGATCATCACCACGCATGAAATTCACGATATCGAGCATCTCATCGACAAGGTCGTCCTGCTCGACGGCGGGCGGGTCTACCGGGAATTCAGTGCAGAGGATGTGCGCATGCAGGAAGGCAAGTCGGTGGTTGATGTGATGAGGGAGGTGTACCGGGCGTGA